From Ignisphaera aggregans DSM 17230, the proteins below share one genomic window:
- a CDS encoding Protein of unknown function DUF516 (COGs: COG1650 conserved hypothetical protein~InterPro IPR007508~KEGG: smr:Smar_0445 hypothetical protein~PFAM: Protein of unknown function DUF516~SPTR: A3DLP6 D-tyrosyl-tRNA(Tyr) deacylase~PFAM: D-aminoacyl-tRNA deacylase), translated as MVYSVNDVAGAGMAKRLREYFNCRPLSSSPISFNDIKPIEIFSCSDYDTLLLGFNEDTIYFDFLSSITKSKSIIVLSKHSSQSGLPSLTTHPTGNPWGRNDFGGRPWELSLSNPIFMWLFLKNIKKFSDILPRFEISYEVTHHGPTSIRVPLSFVEIGSTESEWKNEIVQDIMARGIMKTIEDMTNINDKPCIATVGFGGPHYAPIFTKRAFEYSECYGHMIPNYVIRELSDMEIKKVVELALSYTPYVDRIVIEKIRSDAKRIITEVARSRGIEVVKI; from the coding sequence ATGGTGTATTCAGTTAATGATGTTGCTGGTGCGGGAATGGCTAAAAGACTTAGAGAGTATTTTAATTGTAGACCTCTTTCTAGTAGTCCTATCTCATTCAATGATATTAAACCTATAGAGATATTCTCATGTTCTGATTACGATACATTGTTACTGGGATTCAATGAGGATACCATCTACTTTGATTTTCTTTCAAGTATCACTAAATCTAAATCTATTATTGTATTATCAAAACATAGTTCTCAATCAGGTTTACCATCTCTAACTACACATCCCACTGGAAATCCTTGGGGTAGAAATGATTTTGGTGGAAGACCATGGGAGTTATCATTATCTAATCCAATATTTATGTGGCTATTCCTTAAAAATATAAAGAAGTTTAGTGATATATTACCACGATTTGAAATAAGTTATGAAGTTACACACCACGGCCCTACATCAATAAGAGTACCGCTAAGTTTTGTAGAGATAGGTAGTACTGAAAGTGAATGGAAAAATGAAATTGTTCAAGATATAATGGCTAGGGGTATAATGAAGACTATTGAGGATATGACTAATATTAATGATAAGCCATGCATAGCGACAGTAGGGTTTGGAGGCCCTCATTATGCCCCCATATTTACAAAACGTGCATTTGAATATTCTGAGTGCTATGGCCATATGATACCTAACTACGTAATAAGAGAGTTGAGCGATATGGAGATTAAAAAGGTTGTAGAGTTAGCTTTATCATATACACCATATGTTGATAGAATAGTGATTGAGAAGATTAGAAGTGATGCTAAGAGAATTATAACTGAGGTTGCTAGATCTAGAGGAATTGAGGTAGTAAAAATATAG